The genomic window ATATGCTTTGACGCATGTTTTGACTATTTTTGTTCAAATTATTGTTACTTTATGTGCAGAGACcatctggacaagacaagacacatcaCTGAGAACAGGGATTCATCTGTGGATTTGAAAAAGGATTCTGACCTCACTAGTTTGACTGTTGATACAAATTACTGGAACTGGAATGGAGATCATCCACTGCGGTAAAAGACAGAACATTCTggcttgggtttttgttttgttttttgtcctgtttTCCTTTCAcatttgtattcatttatgtgATCACGTACTTCCAGTCTTTCCATCAAACTGGCTTCAGTGCATATGTATTGCTACGGTGGAAATGATGAACAGTCCTGGATGGGTTAACCTGGCTATCATGCTGGACTGCTGACAAACAGTTATCACTGGTCATGTGCAGAAGACAGAACTTCCATTTTATCTGTGGAATATGATAGATGTCATAGTTACCAGCTCAGGTACTTTTAAGAGGTGATTGATACATATGTTAATATATTGCTCTGTGAATTTCCTTCCGCAGGCAatcatgttttgtttcatttgtgaAATAAATACCACTGATTATGTTTCAGATTTGAAAACTTTGGCATGTCCTGTTACATGAATTCAGTTCTTCAGTCACTGTTATGTCTGAAAACATTCACAGCGGATCTTCTCAAGGTACATAAATGCCACCAGACGACTGTCAGCCAGGAGTCCTTGACAGTGTATGTTTTTTGTAAGTTTTTAAATCCTTAGTGAATGCATGCACTAAGTCTTTGTTGGCATGTATTTGTAGGAAagtttgcatgcatacatgcatcacATGCTCATGAATACATGCACACGTCCATGTACTTATTGATAATAGTGCACTTGTATGGTGCTTTTAAACATCTGAAAGTGATCTTCATTGACACGTCAGTCATACACAGACCACAGAAGAGCATGCACACAAACCTGGGACTatgtttttactttttgtttttctcttttcagaAGAGTTCAACCCAAGGACACTTCCTTGAGCCTCAAGTGATTTGTATTTTCAGACACACTTACGAATTAGTGAGGTAGCCACGAGAACCAAGAACTAATTCTTGAGTTTCGGTGTTTATCCTGAGACACAGTATTAAGAGAACCACCATTGTTACATATGGAATACAGGACTGATTTCATGGTATGACTGTGTGGCAGGACGATCACAGAGCTGATCAtgaagaggcagcagcagcatgaaGTGGTGTCTCTAAGAGACTTGAGCCCCATGCTGAAGCAAGTTCTGAGGGCAGTGTCCACCCCGGGCAAGATCTTCACCCACTACGTGCAGCAGGTAACAGATACTGATGACAATACAGCAGAATTTGAACATTGACTTAATGGTTTTATTCTAATGCAGCGGAATCAGCATCTCTTCCATATGCActtgaaaaggaaacaaaaaataaaccatgcatgcattcatacatgtgcacaatcacaacaaaaaacagaccacTTGCCACACAGAAATCGCACACACTGTACAGGaaacacgaacgcatgcacaacacaacagaaaacagacaaaatgcaacacaccaaacacacatacacacacaaccttttttttgtgtgtgtttccaggaTGCCCATGAATTTCTGAACTGTGTGCTTGAGAAGTTGAATGAGGAAGCCAAACAACTGGACAAGGAGgctgaaggaagagaaggaacttGTGTCAAAACTGTGGAACATTCTGAAGGTTGCCAAGAAAAGGAAAGTATAGGAAGTGAAGTTCCACAGCTTGCAGATTCAGAGGAAAAGGAGGACATTTCAACTGATATGGACACAAGAGACCGCATATCAAAAAAAGCATTTCTGACTCCAGCTGAGAAGACTAGTATTtctgaacaagaaagaaaacttcCCAGTTCACAGAAATCAGATATCAAGACAGACACCATGCATACAGCAAGCGTCAAGATAGACGATAGTACAGGTCCTGAGCTGAGAGAGGCAGGGGGAAATGGTGAAATTGAATTATCAGACATGTCTTTTCAGAGTAGAAAAAGGATAGGCTCAGTCAGATCTGAGACAGGGGGAAATGGTGAAACTGAATTATCAGACATGTCTTTTCAGAGTAGAAAAAGGATAGGCTCAGTCAGATCTGAGACAGGGGTTAATGGTGAAATTGAATTATCAGACATGTCTTTTCAGAGTAGAAAAAGGATAGGCTCAGTCGGATCTGAGATAGGGGGAAATGGTGAAATGAAATTATCAGACATGTCTTTTCAGAGTAGAAAAAGGATAGGCTCAGTCGGATCTGAGATAGGGGGAAATGGTGAAATGAAATTATCAGACATGTCTTTTCAGAGTAGAAAAAGGATAGGCTCAGTTGTATCTGTTGATGTGAATCCCAGAAAAGTCCAGCGTAACGGTGGTGAAACTTGTCTGGAGAGTTCTTGGACATCCTCATCTCATAATCTTTTTGTTCCTGGCATGCCAGATGTTGTGCCAGTGAATGACAAGGATGAAATATCTGTGAAAGGGAAAAGCTTGGAGAACAACACATCTACAGTTACTTTGAACAAAGAAAGACCTTTGGTAGATTTTGatgcaaacaataacaaaaatactgCTTCAGCTGAGGTGATAAATTATGTTCATGAACAGCAGCCAACTATCAGTATAACAGAACCCCAAGATGTTCCTTCTTGGGACAACTGCACATCAGCATGTGCCCTGGGACATCATTCAGAGGGTGATACAAAGGACAGTGTCACATTTTCTGTAGACAAAGTGGGCATGGACAAGATGCCAACCAGAGAGCATGTTTCTCAATCTGCTAAGGTAACCACAGAGTCTAGAAAGAAAACAGTGCGTTTTTCAGTTGT from Babylonia areolata isolate BAREFJ2019XMU chromosome 1, ASM4173473v1, whole genome shotgun sequence includes these protein-coding regions:
- the LOC143290195 gene encoding uncharacterized protein LOC143290195, which translates into the protein MNGLDEVPETLSLPSARLPDNGKHPERPPGFGTAIDHLDKTRHITENRDSSVDLKKDSDLTSLTVDTNYWNWNGDHPLRFENFGMSCYMNSVLQSLLCLKTFTADLLKVHKCHQTTVSQESLTVTITELIMKRQQQHEVVSLRDLSPMLKQVLRAVSTPGKIFTHYVQQDAHEFLNCVLEKLNEEAKQLDKEAEGREGTCVKTVEHSEGCQEKEK